From Argopecten irradians isolate NY chromosome 12, Ai_NY, whole genome shotgun sequence, one genomic window encodes:
- the LOC138336776 gene encoding uncharacterized protein isoform X4 encodes MSRSEEHSKALNDLAQHTGDSTNDRLERLKKIEKLRIQGYQKLRSLTGEKSGTPLSPTRRSYSNFSPESSPSLYGSLGRIDQLGGVKPKSYSSKSLQTESQSTRSSLSEDEGDDDRPKHLLRSRSATTVSDAALTAAEFEPTEQIMSYQTGNIDEHYKEGDDSYNEDDDNIEDFKRSLFGDVGRYGNKTSPRTDGTLKSFSLSRAWSSGGADYEDPSGDGGDSGIDTSMFPSYSSDFLGMNYGETFENPNSYGTTIRKSFSRDRSRQPLLRSFSSHQEPVNYADPSVSRLDSGYDRTYTRGTDRVSPEERQKRIDSALDNIFSSSRGSNESTSVLSNRSAYERGGSSRVMSNTTPRYSDRYTPGRDSYRTREQPYTQRSFSSTDYTRNDPSALSSSLPTERKKIGLSEEAERRLDELFNTSVTTTNRPSFTSSRSSRSVKTEMPSIRNRSDQIIINRRKTEDPNVRKVKPSGSIIDRSRDQSFIVPDVLSTNVQDYEFYGSEQSNIRKNSVKSELDQKLDTLFGAPDVQSTNVMENDRYETTTENYDFGYSEFTENPSTTVSDQIPLDQRLDSLFGGSNNTNSGSYVSNRQPLINREKPTLTSMLYGSENTGVESAETTTNGRPRRERKINIDVPEIRRNRNRGARQQSSTSGEDSVDSSSVQPSTAITTVIPDLVTESVGMVTPENEDMVIVENFEFLDQEHGEMEKMPDVEVSLEDKWTKESGVIEENIVHSENVESSELEGRERLKSDLLHGTHNVDISLQNNEQPDQSPESDKTVQETGTIQKDETKVKGQQKTNITQKGETKVKSQHKTDQIQKSETKVKVQQKMDKTQKGETKVKCQQKMDNIQKGEINVKGQNKTDKTQKGETKVKGQQKTDTIQKGETLVTELQQSVKGKQLDSKNKKKSKSKKSKGKKGQKESIEKVAEKDIAKINPKPVLETDIDWPLEQDQTTVDDFQDCETKGNSNSPLEDKSVESSEALNNNFGFENKEESYTQAVDETGNDVQEEKEEYEIPSETSVDNTPTEEINIESNFTAVIETNVGSQEPKSPEKTSWFRSKFNSLLHGFSSESNEASQKSETQNDEQPKSETGESVSEKQVVPASNGVTFSDTGTASEDDFATASDDSTTIHDDQNNALKYRQSVLDANIKNETKTCETLDGNDTVDIFSELAATTGMSLDIGEQSPDDMEGRVVYQLEEELLRCEKDDMPEQMLELEEQEVEIDQQEVYMQSEEISVYPTEEFIEIKEMDFKNEENNNESMKFRQMRDVISKVDNSAQKDFIGTTEISIQTDAEAWLTVDKASAHVQTMPLKFDKWTQTDTLLTPDSKEFGIQTIPTTADHSAQYDVSVKEIGAQVEHKHGRDLVKEGISVHNEEGQNTMKQMKSEQLSLTQTAFQSVSKVDPVRIVKDKITQEIAVTEEVKLRHHSSDEVKLEQSSSEQTNPNHLSSEQVDGSVSKVDAIIVVADKLTPEYAVVEEVKLKVMTPELTNPNHVSTKQVDESVSKVDTVVILTDKITPEYAVAEEVKLELVAPEQVKLGGQQKSSTYCDTAKESKEDRDTNHSMDGLVKSTDQENTQDQTNTSKSTSSWSNITGTSDISFSSQSVGKKVPPQTLPKRRTKHGSNRPSSRPSSIVAEGDGYDFHASGQSAASLDSSVFNFNKILPKADTQNSEIPSDRGRGSVAAKAIDTTGPLSPGKIPVGSSCTLLTTTVGPQSPKALEHSMDTKDSSSTTSSTVTSPRSSFSGMASLGSHSNKGHAKSPPPALLPKRKATTQLQMPTSPKSPTSPWSAEKPELMQEYDPVFAKQMKMNNGKQEVVKDRLNRLKDNPFIRKDGNVKVGKQESFSKKCEISVSSKPRILSSSLTPKSPKDERKEQMTDVMAKDDVSDKKDTSHGKSAGPKGETVDLSALDSRSLRSEIIRQSTSRTSMRNVAKKTKNVDNIKSKLETSEKKESSSIVNKIISDAAKFEAKFSSGSSPTEKENTVSETVSGNVPLERENPFIQIPGVQCPGKVSSELNSGKEDSAYVETSFDDEDEVTTSTVIPTAKLDQSAQLSVVTDTGKQEAKLPTGQETQSPTVIHTDPVQENKLEPPQRKRKLKVQVPPPEKLEEGQRSVPDSPSLASQVSSKLEEIGVEEIDGLTAKPDNLQDTSTTGEMKINVKLDQQKAAKPPSPKTGKPPSPKTTKSPPPRHNRPLSPKVGKSPMSPRGCKSPSPKLSVPSSPRGRKSPSGSTPPSPGGKPSSPRKGQSVLSKAMFGDRESGKPASETSGDSRRSSEFSGSNSSRASSVSSEGSSPPDKVEANYDMYISPEEQKGVVLDEDDDDDEVVPSRINMREWNPTKLLCDIYMVKLAKEEVEDVSDKFIGMEGLMEKLPMNKKKSTLLKTWKRRFFRAKDGWLHYFEPHNHDKPSDSVQLMGGRIDDLGNRILGIDDGRGRYLMVRCPTDKEYGQWKLALESQTVDNVRATYVRPVLKSPPNPKRKVVLIDIGSCSIRAGILGEQACLPELFFPSTVARRKDSSEIHIGIQAYHPDVRKTSTLMKAVRPTNKMDKFNVDTEVMPAVLKKIFTDLNVDSTEYWIMMSTPQNLADQLKAALFEILIGQFRVKGVCMVMQSLLALYSYQKTSGILVDIGQRMEILPICDGYVIEGGVSRQSYGGQKVEDCLHSSLTENKYVFGTPVEQLILRHIMEQSCYVAEDYSEMEKKCAEDPESCQSTVFLDKYDLPEGAHRQVIHNRSCYHSPEGFFHTDLWGMDYPCVHNLVFKAIQYCPIDSRKQMYRAIYLSGGVTMLPGFAERLQKELVKLAPPSVIVEVHASPQRYHAAYIGACSLANMDMFEQSCITGDEWARNGVKAFAKWAMQSS; translated from the exons ATGTCTAGGTCTGAGGAACATTCAAAGGCCTTAAATGACTTAGCTCAACACACCGGGGACAGCACAAATGACAGGCTTGAGCGACTGAAGAAAATAGAAAAACTACGCATTCAAGGATATCAGAAACTTAGATCTCTGACAGGGGAAAAATCTGGAACGCCTCTATCGCCAACACGACGTTCGTACAGTAACTTTTCTCCAGAAAGCTCTCCCAGTTTGTATGGGAGTTTAGGTAGAATTGATCAGCTTGGTGGTGTTAAACCCAAATCCTATTCATCAAAGTCTTTACAGACAGAGTCACAGAGTACGAGGTCGTCTTTGTCTGAAGATGAAGGAGATGACGACAGACCAAAACATTTACTGAGATCACGTAGTGCTACAACTGTGTCTGACGCTGCACTGACGGCCGCTGAGTTTGAGCCCACAGAACAAATCATGTCGTATCAAACGGGAAACATTGATGAACATTATAAGGAAGGGGATGATAGTTACAATGAGGATGATGACAACATAGAAGATTTCAAACGAAGTTTATTTGGAGATGTTGGTAGATATGGTAATAAAACCTCCCCTAGAACAGATGGAACTTTAAAATCATTCTCCCTATCCAGGGCCTGGTCCTCAGGTGGTGCGGATTATGAGGATCCTTCGGGGGACGGTGGAGACAGTGGTATAGATACCAGTATGTTTCCGTCTTATAGCTCTGATTTCCTCGGAATGAATTACGGTGAAACATTTGAGAATCCTAACAGTTATGGAACAACAATACGAAAATCCTTCTCAAGGGATAGGAGTAGACAACCATTATTACGTTCCTTTTCATCTCATCAAGAACCAGTTAATTACGCTGATCCAAGCGTTTCTCGACTGGACTCAGGGTATGATAGAACTTATACGAGAGGTACTGACAGGGTATCACCCGAGGAGAGACAAAAAAGGATTGATTCTGCCCTGGACAATATATTTTCTTCATCGAGAGGTTCAAACGAGAGTACTTCAGTGTTGTCCAACAGAAGCGCATATGAACGTGGAGGTTCCTCTCGGGTCATGTCTAACACAACGCCTAGATATAGTGATAGATATACACCTGGAAGGGATTCATACAGAACGAGGGAACAACCTTATACCCAAAGAAGCTTTTCATCTACGGATTACACTAGAAATGATCCAAGTGCTTTATCATCGTCTTTGCCTACCGAACGGAAAAAAATTGGTTTGAGTGAAGAGGCTGAGAGGAGACTGGATGAGTTATTCAATACCTCTGTTACCACAACAAACAGACCTTCATTTACATCATCACGATCATCTAGATCGGTAAAGACAGAAATGCCGTCAATTAGAAACAGGTCAGATCAGATCATAATCAACAGAAGAAAAACTGAAGACCCGAATGTGAGGAAAGTAAAACCATCAGGCTCCATAATAGATAGAAGTAGAGACCAATCGTTCATTGTACCTGATGTTTTGTCAACAAATGTCCAAGATTATGAATTTTATGGCTCAGAACAAAGTAACATCagaaaaaattctgtgaaaTCTGAACTTGACCAAAAATTAGACACTTTATTCGGCGCTCCTGATGTACAATCAACAAATGTGATGGAAAATGACCGTTATGAGACCACGACTGAAAATTATGACTTTGGGTATAGTGAATTTACAGAGAACCCTAGTACAACTGTTTCTGATCAAATACCACTTGACCAGAGACTGGACAGCCTATTTGGTGGTTCGAACAATACAAATTCTGGTTCCTATGTCTCAAACAGACAACCTTTGATAAACCGAGAAAAGCCAACGCtaacatcaatgttgtatggaTCAGAGAACACAGGTGTTGAATCAGCGGAAACAACTACAAATGGCCGACCGAGAAGGGAGCGAAAAATTAACATTGATGTGCCAGAAATTAGGAGAAACAGAAATCGGGGTGCCAGACAGCAGTCTAGTACCAGTGGTGAAGATTCTGTGGATAGTTCATCTGTACAGCCTAGTACTGCCATAACAACTGTGATTCCTGACCTAGTTACAGAAAGTGTTGGCATGGTTACACCTGAAAATGAGGACATGGTCATTGTAGAAAATTTTGAATTCCTTGACCAAGAGCATGGTGAAATGGAGAAAATGCCAGATGTGGAAGTAAGTTTAGAGGATAAGTGGACAAAGGAGAGCGGTGTTATAGAGGAGAACATTGTTCATAGTGAAAATGTAGAGAGCTCGGAACTGGAAGGAAGGGAGAGGTTAAAATCAGATTTATTACATGGAACTCACAATGTTGACATTTCACTTCAAAACAATGAACAACCAGATCAAAGTCCAGAGTCGGACAAAACTGTGCAAGAAACAGGCACTATACAGAAAGATGAAACCAAGGTTAAAGGTCAGCAAAAAACGAACATAACACAGAAAGGTGAAACTAAGGTTAAAAGTCAGCATAAAACGgaccaaatacaaaaaagtgAAACTAAGGTTAAAGTTCAGCAAAAAATGGACAAAACACAAAAAGGTGAAACTAAGGTTAAATGTCAGCAAAAAATGGACAACATACAAAAAGGTGAAATTAATGTTAAAGGTCAGAATAAAACAGACAAAACACAAAAAGGTGAAACAAAGGTTAAAGGTCAGCAAAAAACAGACACCATACAAAAAGGTGAAACTCTGGTTACTGAACTGCAACAATCTGTGAAAGGAAAACAACTGGATtcaaaaaacaagaaaaaatccAAGAGTAAAAAGTCCAAAGGAAAGAAAGGACAAAAGGAAAGCATTGAAAAAGTGGCCGAAAAGGACATTGCCAAAATTAACCCAAAGCCTGTTTTAGAAACAGACATTGACTGGCCTCTTGAACAAGATCAAACAACTGTTGACGACTTTCAGGATTGTGAAACTAAAGGAAATAGCAATTCACCTTTAGAAGATAAATCTGTTGAAAGTTCTGAGGCACTGAACAATAATTTTGGCTTTGAAAACAAGGAAGAAAGTTATACACAAGCTGTGGATGAAACAGGAAATGATGTTCAGGAGGAAAAGGAAGAGTATGAAATTCCATCTGAAACTTCAGTTGATAACACCCCCACTGAAGAAATAAACATTGAATCAAATTTTACCGCTGTTATTGAAACAAATGTGGGATCGCAGGAACCAAAAAGTCCAGAAAAAACCTCTTGGTTTAGGAGTAAATTTAACTCGCTCCTTCATGGCTTTAGTTCAGAGTCGAACGAGGCTTCACAGAAAAGCGAGACGCAGAATGATGAACAACCAAAGTCAGAAACGGGCGAATCAGTTTCAGAAAAGCAAGTTGTGCCAGCATCTAATGGTGTGACATTTTCTGACACTGGCACTGCAAGTGAGGATGACTTTGCTACAGCATCTGATGATAGCACAACAATTCACGATGATCAAAATAATGCGTTGAAATATCGACAAAGTGTTCTAGATGCCAATATCAAAAATGAGACAAAAACTTGCGAGACATTGGATGGGAATGATACCGTCGATATTTTCAGTGAATTAGCAGCTACGACGGGGATGTCTTTGGATATTGGCGAACAGAGCCCTGACGATATGGAAGGACGTGTTGTATACCAGTTAGAGGAGGAATTATTGAGGTGTGAAAAGGACGATATGCCGGAACAAATGTTAGAACTTGAGGAACAGGAAGTGGAAATTGACCAGCAGGAAGTTTATATGCAGAGTGAGGAAATCAGTGTGTATCCGACGGAGGaattcattgaaataaaagaaatggATTTTAAAAATGAGGAAAACAATAACGAATCCATGAAATTTCGTCAAATGAGGGATGTAATATCAAAGGTAGACAACTCTGCTCAAAAAGATTTTATCGGAACTACTGAAATTTCCATTCAGACAGACGCTGAGGCATGGCTGACAGTAGACAAAGCCAGTGCACATGTCCAAACTATGCCTCTCAAATTTGACAAGTGGACTCAGACAGACACTTTGCTAACTCCTGACAGCAAAGAGTTCGGGATTCAGACAATCCCTACCACAGCTGACCACAGTGCTCAATATGATGTTAGTGTGAAGGAGATCGGTGCTCAGGTTGAACATAAACATGGTCGCGATCTTGTAAAAGAAGGGATATCTGTTCACAATGAGGAAGGACAAAATACAATGAAGCAAATGAAATCAGAACAGCTTTCACTGACACAAACAGCATTTCAGAGTGTTTCAAAAGTAGACCCTGTCCGCATTGTTAAAGATAAAATCACACAGGAAATTGCTGTCACTGAGGAAGTGAAACTCCGGCATCATTCATCTGACGAGGTCAAGCTTGAACAATCTTCATCAGAACAAACAAATCCAAATCATCTTTCATCAGAACAAGTTGATGGGTCTGTTTCAAAAGTGGACGCCATTATCGTAGTTGCTGACAAACTTACACCAGAATATGCTGTTGTTGAGGAAGTAAAGCTTAAAGTTATGACACCTGAACTTACGAATCCAAATCATGTTTCAACAAAACAAGTTGATGAGTCTGTTTCAAAGGTGGACACCGTCGTCATACTTACCGACAAAATTACACCAGAATATGCTGTTGCTGAGGAAGTGAAGCTTGAACTTGTAGCACCTGAACAGGTGAAACTAGGAGGACAACAAAAATCTAGTACCTATTGTGATACGGCTAAGGAATCTAAAGAGGATAGAGACACCAATCATTCTATGGATGGGTTAGTTAAAAGTACTGACCAGGAAAATACCCAAGATCAAACCAACACTAGCAAATCAACAAGCTCATGGTCAAACATTACTGGTACTAGTGATATATCCTTCTCGTCCCAAAGTGTAGGGAAAAAGGTTCCCCCACAAACACTGCCTAAACGTCGTACAAAGCATGGGTCCAATAGGCCGTCGTCCAGACCCTCTTCAATCGTGGCAGAAGGGGACGGCTATGATTTTCATGCAAGTGGACAAAGTGCTGCTTCTCTCGATTCATCTGTCTTCAACTTCAATAAAATTCTGCCGAAGGCTGACACTCAAAATTCAGAAATTCCATCTGACAGAGGACGTGGATCAGTGGCTGCAAAGGCTATTGATACTACAGGGCCACTGTCACCTGGTAAAATACCTGTTGGAAGTAGTTGTACATTATTGACAACGACTGTTGGACCACAATCTCCTAAGGCACTGGAACACAGCATGGATACTAAAGATTCATCATCAACTACATCATCAACTGTAACTTCACCACGCTCATCTTTCTCTGGAATGGCAAGTCTTGGTAGCCATAGCAACAAAGGTCACGCTAAATCACCGCCCCCAGCGTTGTTGCCAAAAAGGAAGGCAACAACTCAACTACAAATGCCTACTTCTCCCAAATCGCCTACTTCTCCATGGTCAGCTGAGAAACCGGAACTGATGCAGGAATATGATCCTGTTTTTGCCAAGCAGATGAAAATGAACAATGGTAAACAAGAGGTTGTTAAAGATCGTCTCAACAGACTAAAAGACAATCCTTTTATTCGTAAGGATGGAAATGTAAAAGTTGGAAAACAGGAGTCATTCTCAAAGAAATGTGAAATATCTGTGTCATCCAAACCTAGAATTCTATCCAGCAGCCTTACTCCAAAATCCCCCAAGGATGAGCGTAAGGAACAGATGACCGATGTAATGGCAAAAGATGATGTATCCGACAAAAAAGATACCTCCCACGGAAAGTCTGCAGGACCGAAAGGTGAGACTGTAGACCTTAGTGCATTGGACAGTAGAAGCCTAAGGTCTGAAATCATCAGACAGTCTACATCTCGAACAAGTATGAGGAACGTGGCAAAGAAAACCAAAAATGTAGACAACATTAAGTCAAAATTGGAGACCTCAGAAAAGAAAGAATCTTCAAGTATTGTGAACAAGATTATTTCTGATGCTGCAAAATTTGAGGCTAAGTTCAGTAGTGGTTCGAGTCCCACTGAGAAGGAAAACACCGTCAGTGAAACTGTCTCAGGAAACGTTCCATTAGAAAGGGAAAATCCTTTTATCCAAATTCCAGGTGTCCAATGTCCAGGAAAAGTTTCTTCAGAATTGAATTCAGGAAAGGAAGACTCTGCTTATGTAGAGACTAGttttgatgatgaagatgaggTGACAACATCAACAGTAATTCCTACAGCTAAGCTAGACCAGTCAGCTCAACTGTCTGTAGTTACAGATACTGGAAAGCAGGAGGCAAAACTTCCTACAGGACAGGAAACACAGTCTCCTACAGTAATACACACAGACCCAGTACAGGAAAACAAATTGGAACCACCACAACGGAAAAGGAAACTGAAAGTACAGGTTCCACCTCCAGAAAAACTTGAggaaggtcaaaggtcagtcCCTgatagtccttcactggcctcACAAGTCTCATCAAAATTAGAGGAAATCGGTGTGGAAGAAATCGATGGACTTACCGCCAAACCGGATAATCTTCAGGACACGTCTACAACAggagaaatgaaaataaatgtgaaattggACCAACAGAAGGCAGCTAAACCACCGTCACCTAAAACAGGGAAGCCCCCTTCACCAAAAACTACTAAGTCACCACCTCCAAGACACAACAGACCACTTTCACCCAAAGTTGGTAAATCACCGATGTCACCACGAGGCTGTAAATCACCGAGTCCAAAACTGAGTGTACCGTCATCACCAAGGGGACGCAAGTCTCCAAGTGGAAGTACACCTCCATCGCCAGGGGGCAAACCAAGCTCCCCACGAAAAGGACAATCGGTTTTGTCAAAAGCAATGTTTGGAGATAGGGAGAGTGGTAAACCAGCAAGTGAAACTTCAGGGGATTCCAGAAGATCGTCCGAGTTTTCAGGCTCGAACTCGTCCCGTGCGAGTTCTGTGTCATCCGAGGGCAGTTCCCCTCCCGATAAGG TGGAAGCCAATTATGACATGTACATCAGTCCAGAGGAGCAGAAAGGAGTTGTTTTGGATGaggacgacgacgatgatgaagTTGTGCCTAGTAGAATCAACATGAGGGAATGGAACCCT ACCAAGCTGTTGTGTGACATATATATGGTCAAACTGGCCAAAGAG GAGGTAGAGGATGTGTCTGATAAATTCATCGGTATGGAGGGACTCATGGAAAAACTGCCAATGAACAAGAAAAAGTCGACGTTACTGAAAACATGGAAACGTAGATTCTTCAGGGCCAAGGATGGCTGGCTTCATTACTTTGAG CCCCATAACCATGACAAGCCTAGCGACAGTGTCCAGCTGATGGGTGGTCGTATAGACGACCTCGGAAACAGGATTCTGGGAATCGATGACGGA AGGGGAAGATACTTAATGGTACGATGTCCTACAGACAAGGAATACGGACAGTGGAAACTGGCTCTCGAGTCACAAACAGTGGATAATGTTAGGGCAACTTACGTACGTCCAGTACTAAAATCACCGCCCAACCCAAAACGG AAGGTGGTGCTGATAGATATAGGAAGTTGTAGTATTAGGGCAGGAATCCTGGGAGAGCAGG CCTGTTTGCCTGAGCTGTTCTTCCCTAGTACCGTAGCCAGGAGAAAGGACAGCTCCGAGATCCACATCGGTATCCAGGCATATCATCCGGACGTCAGGAAGACCTCAACCCTGATGAAGGCAGTTAGACCAACAAATAAGATGGATAAG TTCAACGTTGACACAGAGGTGATGCCTGCTGTGTTAAAGAAGATTTTCACAGACCTGAATGTGGACTCCACGGAGTACTGG